A region from the Spirochaeta thermophila DSM 6192 genome encodes:
- a CDS encoding V-type ATP synthase subunit D codes for MAKIKLTKNELKRQKDALKRYERYLPTLQLKKQQLQLVITQVEARVAEAWNRKQALLEGVSAWRRLFGEDVRLENLVKVREVRTGETNIAGVDIPTFEGVDWEPPAYDLYVLPVWVDDAVLFLRELLAVEAEIMVLEEQKRRLSEELRITSQRVNLFEKVKIPETRDHIRRITIYLGDQQTAAVVRGKIAKKKLEARA; via the coding sequence ATGGCCAAGATCAAGCTCACCAAGAATGAGCTCAAGCGTCAGAAGGACGCCCTCAAGCGCTACGAACGCTACCTGCCGACGCTCCAGCTCAAGAAGCAACAGTTGCAGCTGGTGATCACCCAGGTGGAGGCGCGGGTCGCGGAGGCATGGAACAGGAAACAGGCACTTCTGGAAGGGGTGAGCGCCTGGCGTCGTCTCTTCGGAGAGGACGTGCGTCTCGAGAACCTGGTGAAGGTGAGGGAGGTTCGTACCGGAGAGACGAACATCGCGGGGGTGGATATACCCACCTTCGAGGGGGTCGACTGGGAGCCTCCCGCCTACGACCTGTACGTCCTCCCCGTGTGGGTGGACGATGCGGTGCTCTTCCTCAGGGAGCTCCTCGCGGTGGAGGCGGAGATCATGGTGCTGGAGGAGCAAAAGCGCAGGCTCTCGGAGGAGCTGCGGATCACCAGCCAGAGGGTGAACCTCTTCGAGAAGGTGAAGATCCCCGAGACCAGGGATCACATCCGCAGGATCACCATCTACCTGGGGGATCAGCAGACCGCGGCGGTGGTGCGCGGCAAGATCGCGAAGAAGAAGCTGGAGGCCAGAGCATGA
- a CDS encoding DUF72 domain-containing protein has translation MEGVYVGTSGWTYRHWAGLFYPEDLPSSQLLEFYSRHFRTVEINSSFYHLPREKTCRNWAGRVPEGFLFSMKASRVITHLRKLGDVEEEIERFLSRAALLGDRLGVLLFQLPPSLHKDLDRLERFFRLLPRGFRYAVEVRHDSWFDRDVYDLFSAYGVSFCIFHFHPLHAPWVVTAPTVYVRLHGALGRYRGSYSDEYLAELAEKMAAWRGEGREVFCYFDNDAEGHALHDAARLMGFLHGLLGDASP, from the coding sequence ATGGAAGGGGTCTACGTGGGTACGTCCGGCTGGACCTATCGCCACTGGGCGGGCCTCTTCTATCCCGAGGACCTTCCTTCCTCTCAGCTCCTCGAGTTCTACAGCAGACACTTTCGTACGGTGGAAATAAACTCCTCGTTCTATCACCTCCCCCGCGAGAAGACCTGCAGGAACTGGGCGGGGAGGGTTCCCGAGGGGTTTCTCTTTTCCATGAAGGCGAGTCGGGTGATCACGCATCTCCGGAAGCTCGGAGACGTGGAGGAAGAAATCGAGCGGTTCCTCTCCCGTGCGGCCCTCCTGGGTGACCGACTGGGCGTGCTGCTCTTCCAGCTTCCTCCTTCTCTCCACAAGGACCTCGATCGGCTCGAACGATTCTTCCGTCTGCTCCCGCGGGGCTTCAGGTACGCGGTCGAAGTACGACACGACTCCTGGTTCGATCGGGATGTCTACGATCTCTTCTCTGCCTACGGGGTCTCCTTCTGTATCTTCCACTTTCATCCCCTTCACGCCCCCTGGGTGGTCACCGCGCCTACGGTCTATGTGAGACTCCACGGGGCTCTGGGCCGTTATCGCGGATCATACTCGGACGAGTACCTCGCTGAACTCGCAGAGAAGATGGCGGCATGGCGCGGGGAGGGGAGGGAGGTCTTCTGTTACTTCGACAACGATGCGGAAGGACACGCACTCCACGATGCGGCACGGCTCATGGGCTTCCTCCACGGCCTCCTGGGCGATGCCTCACCTTGA
- a CDS encoding V-type ATP synthase subunit I, with the protein MIVPMTKVFLVMKASEAREALTALRRFGAVHVHVQDRETDEVEARRRELERCERALGVLAEYRRRRKGRNGSRLGTEEVCGLVDRVLSLAEERRRLEEEAVGLSSRLEELGPWGDVSDEDIAFLREHGVHVVFCLMTGEQRARLGKDLVCVEVGVKGGRRMCVVVGRGEEPALPEGVEVVRIPKGGRAGVRRNLMRVRERVREVEEALLEAAGSYEELVRMKEEVVRPAWEFERVAASLEQEGPLVWLTGFLPEREKDRLADYARKQAWGALFLDPGEDDPVPTLVENPRAIRIIRPLFDFLDIVPGYREFDISFVFLAFLSVFFAMIVGDAGYGLIFLASSLYILRREYRLTGKVTDAGVLIAWMSLCTVVWGALTGTWFGYEGFARTAPFSWFVVEGVSSWEPEATQTVQLLSFGLGLVHLSIAHLWRFVREIRDGMVVRSFSQLGWLSIIWGLFNVVLNLVVDAARYPILPVSVYGIAIGLLLVVVFGSQEGDGFLKGVARGFAGLFTTVLDVIGSFGDLISYIRLFAVGLATVALAEAFNTMALGAGGSLVGILIAGIILLIGHGLNLVMSALSVVVHGVRLNLLEFAGHLGMEWTGIHYTPFKEPTTPAGDAGDEGTYKDTTIRERSAV; encoded by the coding sequence ATGATCGTACCGATGACGAAGGTGTTTCTGGTGATGAAGGCCTCCGAGGCGAGGGAAGCCCTCACGGCGCTCCGTCGTTTCGGCGCGGTCCACGTCCACGTACAGGACCGCGAGACGGACGAGGTGGAGGCGCGGCGCAGGGAGCTGGAGCGGTGCGAACGGGCGTTGGGTGTGCTGGCCGAGTATCGCAGGCGAAGGAAGGGGCGGAATGGGAGCCGGCTCGGCACGGAGGAGGTGTGCGGCCTGGTGGATCGCGTCCTCTCCCTGGCCGAGGAGCGACGGAGGCTCGAGGAGGAGGCGGTGGGGCTGTCATCCCGTCTCGAAGAGCTCGGGCCGTGGGGCGATGTCTCGGATGAGGACATCGCCTTCCTCCGTGAACACGGCGTCCATGTGGTGTTCTGTCTCATGACGGGAGAACAGCGTGCACGCCTTGGGAAGGATTTGGTGTGTGTGGAGGTGGGGGTGAAGGGGGGGAGGCGGATGTGCGTGGTGGTGGGAAGAGGGGAGGAGCCGGCGCTGCCCGAGGGGGTGGAGGTGGTGAGGATCCCGAAGGGAGGACGTGCGGGCGTACGGAGGAACCTTATGAGGGTGAGGGAGCGTGTGAGGGAGGTGGAGGAGGCGCTCCTCGAGGCTGCGGGATCGTACGAGGAGCTCGTCCGGATGAAAGAGGAGGTGGTGCGGCCCGCGTGGGAGTTCGAACGGGTGGCTGCGTCGCTCGAGCAGGAGGGGCCGCTCGTCTGGCTCACGGGTTTCCTGCCCGAACGGGAGAAGGACCGACTCGCCGACTATGCGAGGAAACAGGCCTGGGGTGCGCTCTTCCTCGACCCAGGGGAGGACGACCCTGTCCCCACCTTGGTGGAGAACCCCAGGGCGATACGGATCATCAGACCGCTCTTTGACTTCCTCGATATCGTACCAGGCTACCGAGAGTTCGACATCAGTTTCGTCTTCCTTGCCTTTCTCTCGGTCTTCTTCGCCATGATCGTGGGGGACGCCGGATACGGCCTCATCTTCCTGGCGAGTTCCCTCTACATCCTCCGACGCGAGTACCGGCTCACCGGAAAGGTGACCGATGCGGGAGTGCTCATCGCCTGGATGAGTCTCTGTACCGTGGTATGGGGAGCGCTCACGGGGACGTGGTTCGGCTATGAAGGGTTCGCCCGCACGGCGCCCTTCTCGTGGTTCGTGGTGGAGGGGGTCTCCTCATGGGAGCCCGAGGCCACCCAGACCGTACAGCTCCTGAGCTTCGGGCTGGGGTTGGTGCACCTCTCGATCGCCCATCTGTGGCGGTTCGTGAGGGAGATCCGTGACGGAATGGTGGTCCGTTCCTTCTCGCAGCTGGGATGGCTCTCCATCATCTGGGGGCTCTTCAACGTGGTCCTCAACCTGGTAGTGGATGCCGCGCGGTATCCCATACTCCCGGTCTCGGTGTACGGGATAGCGATCGGGCTCCTCCTGGTGGTGGTCTTCGGCAGCCAGGAAGGCGACGGCTTCCTCAAGGGGGTCGCACGAGGATTCGCCGGACTCTTCACCACCGTTCTGGATGTGATCGGCTCGTTCGGGGATCTCATCTCCTATATCAGGCTCTTCGCCGTGGGACTCGCTACGGTCGCCCTCGCCGAGGCCTTCAATACCATGGCTCTCGGCGCGGGAGGGAGTCTGGTGGGAATCCTGATCGCAGGGATCATTCTCCTCATAGGACACGGCCTCAATCTGGTGATGTCCGCCCTCTCCGTGGTGGTACACGGCGTGAGGCTCAACCTCCTCGAGTTCGCGGGGCATCTCGGTATGGAATGGACGGGGATTCACTATACCCCGTTTAAGGAGCCCACCACTCCTGCAGGCGATGCGGGGGATGAGGGAACATATAAGGACACAACAATCCGAGAAAGGAGTGCAGTATGA
- a CDS encoding V-type ATP synthase subunit A, producing MITGRVVGVNGNMVRVEVDGNVRMNEVAYVCVEDKKLKSEVIRIRGKHAELQVFEITRGIGVGDLVEFTGELLSVKLGPGLLAQIYDGLQNPLPELARKCGFFLERGVYVDPLDPEKRWAFTPVAKPGDVVTGGDTLGTVPEGIFQHRIMVPFNMREQYTVRRVVPAGDYTVNDVVAEVEDPQGEVYPLTMSFYWPVKVPITAYAERLQPTEPMVTKIRIIDTFFPVARGGTYCIPGPFGAGKTVLQQITSRNAEVDIVIIAACGERAGEVVETLREFPELIDPRTGRTLMERTVIVCNTSSMPVAAREASVYTAVTLAEYYRQMGLDCLLLADSTSRWAQAMREMSGRLEEIPGEEAFPAYLESVIASFYERAGVVRLKDGSLGSVTIGGTVSPAGGNFEEPVTQATLKVVGAFHGLSRERSDARKYPAIHPLESWSKYRGVTDPAKTEYARKVLFDGNEVAQMMKVVGEEGTTLEDFVTYLKAEFLDNVYLQQDAFDPVDAAVGVERQRHTFDIVFDILSALYSFTSKEEARRFFALLTQKFKDYNTSEWDSADFRRLESEIRAMVEEKTTGRDEEAEYILSRKVESHA from the coding sequence ATGATTACAGGAAGAGTCGTGGGCGTCAACGGAAACATGGTGCGCGTGGAGGTGGACGGCAACGTCCGCATGAACGAGGTGGCGTACGTGTGTGTGGAGGACAAGAAACTCAAGTCCGAGGTCATCCGGATCAGGGGGAAGCACGCCGAGCTCCAGGTCTTCGAAATCACCAGGGGGATCGGCGTGGGAGACCTGGTGGAGTTCACGGGAGAACTCCTCTCCGTGAAGCTCGGACCCGGCCTCCTCGCCCAGATCTACGACGGCCTCCAGAACCCCCTTCCCGAACTCGCCCGGAAGTGCGGGTTCTTCCTCGAGCGGGGGGTATATGTGGATCCCCTCGATCCTGAGAAACGGTGGGCATTCACCCCTGTGGCGAAGCCGGGAGATGTGGTGACCGGGGGGGATACCCTCGGTACGGTGCCCGAGGGCATCTTCCAGCATCGGATCATGGTCCCCTTCAATATGAGGGAGCAGTACACCGTCAGACGGGTGGTGCCTGCCGGCGACTACACGGTGAACGACGTGGTGGCCGAGGTGGAAGACCCGCAGGGCGAGGTGTACCCCCTCACGATGTCGTTCTACTGGCCGGTGAAGGTGCCCATCACTGCCTATGCGGAACGCCTCCAGCCCACTGAACCGATGGTGACTAAGATCCGCATCATCGACACCTTCTTCCCCGTGGCGCGCGGCGGAACCTACTGTATTCCGGGGCCGTTCGGAGCAGGGAAGACGGTCCTCCAGCAGATCACCAGCCGGAACGCCGAGGTGGACATCGTGATCATTGCGGCCTGCGGCGAGCGGGCGGGCGAGGTCGTGGAGACCCTGCGGGAGTTCCCCGAACTCATCGACCCCCGCACCGGGCGGACCCTCATGGAGCGCACCGTGATCGTGTGCAACACCAGCTCCATGCCGGTGGCGGCCAGGGAGGCCTCGGTGTACACCGCGGTCACGCTCGCCGAGTACTACCGGCAGATGGGGCTCGACTGTCTGCTCCTCGCGGACTCCACCTCGCGCTGGGCGCAGGCCATGCGCGAGATGTCGGGCAGGCTCGAGGAGATCCCGGGAGAGGAGGCCTTCCCCGCCTATCTCGAGTCGGTGATCGCGAGCTTCTACGAGCGGGCGGGGGTCGTCCGGCTCAAGGACGGTTCCCTCGGTTCGGTGACCATCGGGGGCACGGTGAGCCCGGCGGGAGGGAACTTCGAAGAGCCGGTGACACAGGCCACCCTCAAGGTCGTGGGGGCCTTCCACGGTCTCTCGCGGGAGCGCTCCGATGCCCGTAAGTATCCTGCGATCCATCCCCTCGAGAGCTGGAGCAAGTACCGGGGGGTGACCGACCCGGCGAAGACCGAGTATGCGCGCAAGGTCCTCTTCGACGGGAACGAGGTGGCCCAGATGATGAAGGTGGTGGGTGAGGAGGGAACCACGCTCGAAGACTTCGTCACCTATCTCAAGGCGGAGTTCCTGGACAACGTCTACCTCCAGCAGGACGCCTTCGATCCCGTGGACGCGGCGGTGGGCGTGGAACGGCAACGCCACACCTTCGACATCGTCTTCGACATCCTGAGCGCCCTCTATTCCTTCACCTCCAAGGAGGAGGCGCGCAGGTTCTTCGCGTTGCTCACGCAGAAGTTCAAGGACTACAACACCTCCGAGTGGGATTCGGCCGATTTCAGGAGGCTCGAGAGCGAGATACGGGCCATGGTGGAAGAGAAGACGACGGGCAGGGACGAGGAGGCGGAATACATCCTTTCCAGAAAGGTGGAGAGCCATGCGTAA
- a CDS encoding V-type ATP synthase subunit B, which yields MRKIYSRIESIAGNVITVRAQGVRYGHLAEVVSRQGKTLAEVIRLDGDLVALQVYGGTRGISTGDEVRFLGHPMQVSFSDNLLGRIFDGSGRPRDNGPDLVDELIEIGGPSVNPAKRIIPRNMIRTGIPMIDVFNTLVESQKLPIFSVSGEPYNQLLARIALQAEADVIILGGIGLKYDDYLFFRNTLEEGGALSRTIFFVHTASDPVVEALLVPDISLAVAERFALKGRRVLVLLTDMTNFADALKEIAITMEQVPSNRGYPGDLYSQLAARYEKAVDFEGAGSITILAVTTMPGDDVTHPIPDNTGYITEGQFYLRNGRIEPFGSLSRLKQLVNKNTREDHRAIMDGMIKLYAAYKETLEKKAMGFRMSEWDNKLLTYGQLFERELMDLSVNIPLEKALDKGWQILAECFTPEETGLRSDLIRRFWPKKQEVAHGQDQAHQE from the coding sequence ATGCGTAAGATATACAGCAGGATAGAGTCCATAGCCGGGAACGTGATCACGGTACGGGCGCAGGGCGTGCGGTACGGGCATCTCGCCGAGGTGGTCTCACGGCAAGGAAAGACCCTGGCCGAGGTGATCCGCCTCGACGGTGATCTCGTGGCCCTCCAGGTGTACGGCGGGACGCGGGGGATATCGACCGGCGACGAGGTGCGGTTCCTGGGACACCCCATGCAGGTCTCCTTCTCCGACAACCTGTTGGGGCGGATCTTCGACGGGAGCGGGAGGCCGAGGGACAACGGCCCCGACCTCGTGGACGAGCTCATCGAGATCGGCGGGCCTTCGGTCAACCCGGCCAAGCGTATCATCCCTCGTAACATGATCCGTACGGGTATCCCCATGATCGACGTCTTCAACACACTGGTGGAGTCCCAGAAGCTTCCCATCTTCTCGGTCTCCGGGGAACCGTACAACCAGCTCCTCGCCCGCATCGCGCTTCAGGCCGAGGCGGACGTGATCATCCTGGGGGGTATCGGCCTCAAGTACGACGACTACCTCTTCTTCAGGAACACGCTCGAAGAGGGTGGTGCCCTCTCACGGACGATCTTCTTCGTGCACACCGCCTCTGACCCCGTGGTGGAGGCTCTGTTGGTACCGGATATCTCGCTCGCAGTGGCGGAGCGGTTCGCGCTGAAGGGGAGACGGGTGCTCGTGCTCCTCACCGACATGACTAACTTTGCCGACGCCCTCAAGGAGATCGCCATCACCATGGAGCAGGTACCATCCAACCGTGGATACCCGGGTGACCTCTACAGTCAGCTCGCGGCCCGCTACGAGAAGGCGGTCGACTTCGAGGGGGCTGGTTCGATCACCATCCTCGCGGTCACCACCATGCCTGGAGACGACGTGACCCACCCGATTCCCGACAACACAGGTTACATCACCGAGGGCCAGTTCTACCTGAGGAACGGGCGTATCGAGCCATTCGGCTCGCTCTCGAGGCTCAAGCAACTCGTGAACAAGAACACCCGCGAGGACCACAGGGCCATCATGGACGGCATGATCAAGCTCTACGCGGCCTACAAGGAGACCCTCGAGAAGAAGGCCATGGGTTTCAGGATGTCGGAGTGGGACAACAAGCTCCTCACCTACGGCCAGTTGTTCGAGAGGGAACTCATGGATCTCTCGGTGAATATCCCGCTCGAGAAGGCCCTCGACAAGGGGTGGCAGATCCTGGCGGAGTGTTTCACCCCCGAGGAGACGGGACTCCGGTCCGATCTCATCCGCAGGTTCTGGCCGAAGAAACAAGAGGTGGCGCATGGCCAAGATCAAGCTCACCAAGAATGA
- a CDS encoding ATP synthase subunit K (produces ATP from ADP in the presence of a proton gradient across the membrane; the K subunit is a nonenzymatic component which binds the dimeric form by interacting with the G and E subunits), whose protein sequence is MNWGLIGIGGALALAAAGSAIGIGTAGMAAIGAWKKCYAQNKPAPFMLIAFTGAPLTQTLYGFILMNNLRDKLGTMDPGLLLGLGVLGGLAMGYSAAFQGKAGAAAADALAETGKGTAQYLIVLGIVETVAVFVLVFMMGVTG, encoded by the coding sequence ATGAACTGGGGACTCATAGGAATCGGCGGGGCGCTCGCACTCGCTGCGGCGGGTTCTGCGATCGGTATCGGAACGGCGGGCATGGCCGCCATAGGGGCGTGGAAGAAGTGCTATGCCCAGAACAAGCCGGCGCCCTTCATGCTCATCGCCTTCACGGGCGCACCTCTCACCCAGACTCTCTACGGGTTCATCCTCATGAACAACCTCCGGGACAAGCTCGGCACCATGGATCCGGGACTGCTTCTCGGGCTCGGTGTACTTGGAGGTCTCGCCATGGGCTACTCGGCGGCCTTCCAGGGGAAGGCCGGTGCCGCCGCCGCGGATGCACTGGCCGAGACAGGCAAGGGAACCGCCCAGTACCTCATCGTCCTGGGAATCGTGGAAACCGTGGCGGTGTTCGTACTGGTCTTCATGATGGGGGTGACCGGTTGA
- the uvrA gene encoding excinuclease ABC subunit UvrA, which yields MDKIIIKGAREHNLKNIDLELPRNKLIVISGLSGSGKSSLAFDTIYAEGQRRYVESLSSYARQFLGRMDKPDVDYIEGLSPAISIEQKTTQRNPRSTVGTVTEIYDYFRLLFARIGVPHCPQCGREIQEQSLDQILEQVLRIPEGTRIMVLSPVVRGKKGEHVRILEDARKAGFVRVRIDGEIRLLDEEITLEKNQKHDIDMVVDRIVMSPNVRRRLAEAVETALELSGGMCVVVEMPEGGEEREHLFSQKHACPVCGVSMPDLEPRLFSFNSPYGACPACSGLGVTMEFDPDLIVPDPSLSFNEGGIAPYSPDSNWQRSRFEAFLSEYGVDLDTPIAEYPEEVREALFYGSDREVEVHYRNRKGTGRFDYRTKFPGILEDLKRRYMETTSEEIKEWLEGFMRQKPCEECKGARLKPEALAVTVGGKNIHEVSCMSVEEALDFFVTLRERISETEYQIARLILKEITSRLSFMKNVGLEYLTLERRASTLSGGEAQRIRLATQIGSSLVGVLYVLDEPTIGLHQRDNQRLIDTLKYLRDLGNTLIVVEHDEQTLRTADYIVDLGPGAGMHGGKVVAQGTVEEVTAVPESLTGQYLAGTLKIEVPSSRRAGNGNALVLKGAKEHNLKNITVRFPLGMFVVITGVSGSGKSTLLNDILYPAVHNRLHRTHWPEGAHEGIEGLEHIDKLINIDQSPIGRTPRSNPATYVGLFTPIRELFASLPESRARGYKPGRFSFNVSGGRCEHCKGDGTIKIEMHFLPDVYITCDVCHGKRFNRETLEIRYRGKTIYDVLEMTVEEAYEFFSPIPPVERRLKTLLDVGLSYIKLGQPATTLSGGEAQRVKLALELSRRSTGRTLYLLDEPTTGLHFADVKKLLDVLNRLVDMGNTVVLIEHNLDVIKQADWIIDLGPEGGEKGGRIVVEGRPEDVAACSASYTGRYLREVLSR from the coding sequence ATGGATAAGATCATCATCAAGGGTGCTCGCGAACACAATCTGAAGAACATCGACCTCGAGCTTCCCCGCAACAAGCTCATCGTCATCTCGGGGCTGTCCGGTTCGGGGAAATCGTCCCTCGCCTTCGATACCATCTACGCCGAAGGACAGCGTCGTTACGTGGAGTCTCTCTCCTCGTACGCCCGGCAATTCCTCGGCCGCATGGACAAGCCGGACGTGGACTACATAGAGGGACTTTCCCCTGCCATCTCCATAGAACAGAAGACCACCCAGCGGAATCCGCGCTCCACCGTGGGTACCGTGACGGAGATCTACGACTACTTCCGTCTCCTCTTCGCCCGGATAGGCGTGCCCCATTGTCCCCAGTGCGGCAGGGAGATCCAGGAACAATCGCTCGACCAGATACTCGAGCAGGTGCTCCGCATCCCCGAGGGTACGCGAATCATGGTGCTCTCTCCGGTCGTGAGAGGCAAGAAGGGAGAACACGTCCGGATCCTGGAGGATGCCCGGAAGGCCGGTTTCGTGAGGGTGCGGATCGACGGAGAGATCCGTCTCCTGGACGAGGAGATCACACTCGAGAAGAATCAGAAGCACGATATCGACATGGTGGTCGACCGTATCGTCATGTCGCCCAACGTGAGACGACGGCTCGCCGAGGCGGTGGAGACTGCTCTCGAGCTCAGCGGGGGTATGTGTGTCGTGGTGGAGATGCCGGAGGGAGGTGAGGAACGTGAGCACCTCTTCTCCCAGAAGCATGCCTGTCCCGTGTGCGGGGTGAGCATGCCCGATCTGGAACCCCGGCTCTTCTCGTTCAACAGCCCGTACGGGGCCTGTCCCGCGTGTTCAGGACTTGGGGTGACCATGGAGTTCGATCCCGACCTCATCGTCCCCGATCCCTCCCTCTCGTTCAACGAAGGGGGTATAGCCCCGTACAGCCCTGACTCCAACTGGCAGCGGAGCCGGTTCGAAGCATTCCTGAGTGAATACGGGGTGGATCTCGACACGCCCATCGCTGAGTATCCCGAGGAGGTGAGGGAAGCCCTCTTCTACGGGTCCGATCGGGAGGTGGAGGTACACTACAGGAATCGCAAGGGGACCGGCAGGTTCGACTACCGCACGAAGTTCCCCGGCATCCTCGAGGATCTCAAGCGGCGTTACATGGAGACTACCTCGGAGGAGATAAAGGAGTGGCTCGAGGGGTTCATGCGGCAGAAGCCCTGTGAGGAGTGCAAAGGCGCCCGCCTCAAGCCGGAGGCCCTCGCCGTCACCGTGGGGGGGAAGAACATCCACGAGGTCTCCTGTATGTCGGTGGAAGAGGCCCTGGACTTCTTCGTCACCCTCAGGGAACGGATATCCGAGACCGAGTATCAGATCGCCCGGCTCATCCTCAAGGAGATCACGAGCAGGCTGAGTTTCATGAAGAACGTGGGGCTCGAATACCTCACGCTCGAACGCAGGGCCTCCACCCTCTCCGGCGGCGAGGCCCAACGTATACGCCTCGCCACCCAGATAGGGTCTTCCCTCGTCGGCGTACTCTACGTCCTCGACGAGCCTACCATAGGCCTTCATCAGCGGGACAACCAGAGGCTCATCGATACCCTCAAATACCTCAGGGATCTCGGGAACACCCTCATCGTGGTTGAGCACGACGAGCAGACCCTCAGAACGGCCGACTACATCGTGGATCTCGGTCCCGGTGCGGGTATGCATGGGGGAAAGGTGGTGGCTCAGGGAACCGTGGAGGAGGTGACCGCGGTCCCGGAGAGTCTCACCGGCCAGTACCTCGCCGGAACCCTGAAGATCGAAGTGCCCTCCTCCAGGAGAGCGGGCAACGGGAATGCCCTCGTGCTCAAGGGTGCGAAGGAGCACAACCTCAAGAACATCACAGTACGCTTCCCTCTCGGTATGTTCGTGGTCATCACGGGCGTGTCTGGTTCCGGCAAGTCTACGCTGCTCAACGATATACTTTATCCCGCGGTCCACAACCGGCTCCACCGTACCCACTGGCCCGAGGGCGCACACGAGGGCATCGAGGGTCTGGAGCACATCGACAAGCTCATCAACATAGATCAGAGCCCCATAGGCCGCACTCCTCGATCGAACCCCGCTACCTATGTGGGACTCTTCACCCCCATACGGGAACTCTTCGCCTCCCTTCCCGAATCCCGCGCCCGCGGGTACAAGCCCGGCAGGTTCTCCTTCAATGTCTCGGGAGGGAGATGTGAGCACTGTAAAGGCGACGGCACCATCAAGATCGAGATGCACTTCCTCCCCGACGTGTACATCACCTGCGACGTCTGTCATGGAAAGCGATTCAACCGCGAGACGCTCGAGATCAGGTACCGGGGGAAGACCATCTACGACGTGCTCGAGATGACGGTTGAGGAGGCCTACGAGTTCTTCTCTCCCATCCCCCCGGTCGAACGGAGGCTCAAGACGCTCCTGGATGTGGGACTCAGCTACATCAAGTTGGGCCAGCCCGCCACCACCCTATCGGGAGGAGAGGCACAGCGGGTGAAACTGGCCCTCGAACTCTCGCGGAGGAGCACGGGGCGTACCCTCTATCTCCTCGATGAACCGACCACCGGCCTCCATTTCGCCGATGTGAAGAAGCTCCTCGATGTGCTCAACCGTCTGGTCGACATGGGGAACACGGTGGTGCTCATCGAGCACAACCTGGATGTGATCAAACAGGCGGACTGGATCATCGATTTGGGGCCCGAGGGGGGAGAGAAGGGCGGGCGGATCGTCGTGGAGGGAAGGCCGGAAGACGTGGCAGCCTGCAGCGCCTCCTACACGGGACGATATCTGAGGGAGGTGCTCTCGCGGTGA
- the ispG gene encoding flavodoxin-dependent (E)-4-hydroxy-3-methylbut-2-enyl-diphosphate synthase, translated as MGDMNRRKHPVPPEGGREVYATKAVPVGSLVIGGGAPLVVQTMWKGPLTPEAVSTIVEELDRLSKMGCGLMRFAVPDMAAAEVVGRIAERSPMPVVADIHFDWRLALRVMDFPVAKVRINPGNIGARWKVEEVVRKAEEKGVAIRVGVNSGSLPKHLRHDPDVAAALVKAAEEELEILGSLGFERVIVSLKASDIETTVRANRLFAQRYEIPLHLGVTEAGPLIPGIVKSTAALVPLLSEGIGDTIRVSLSDSCEKEVLVGMEIARASGRRNTGVNLISCPRCSRYSFDVMGFIDRVYPYLLSIERPLTVAVMGCVVNGPGEARHADLAITGTGRGIFLYRKGEKIREVTPDEAVDAFLEEIQHLL; from the coding sequence ATGGGTGACATGAATCGGAGAAAACACCCCGTCCCGCCCGAAGGCGGACGTGAGGTATATGCGACCAAGGCCGTACCCGTGGGATCCCTCGTGATAGGAGGCGGCGCCCCTCTCGTGGTGCAGACCATGTGGAAGGGGCCTCTCACCCCTGAGGCGGTGTCCACGATCGTGGAAGAACTCGATCGGCTCTCCAAGATGGGGTGCGGGCTCATGCGCTTCGCCGTGCCCGACATGGCTGCAGCGGAGGTGGTGGGGCGCATCGCCGAGCGAAGCCCCATGCCGGTAGTGGCCGACATCCACTTCGACTGGCGTCTCGCGCTCAGGGTGATGGACTTCCCCGTGGCCAAGGTACGGATCAACCCGGGTAACATCGGAGCCCGATGGAAGGTAGAAGAAGTGGTGAGAAAGGCCGAGGAGAAGGGAGTCGCCATACGAGTGGGGGTCAATTCCGGCTCCCTCCCGAAACACCTCCGTCATGATCCCGATGTGGCGGCTGCCCTGGTGAAGGCGGCGGAGGAAGAGCTCGAGATCCTCGGTTCCCTCGGGTTTGAGAGGGTCATCGTTTCGCTCAAGGCGTCCGATATAGAAACCACGGTGCGTGCGAACAGGCTCTTCGCACAGAGGTACGAGATTCCCCTCCATCTTGGCGTCACCGAGGCGGGACCGCTCATCCCCGGTATCGTGAAGTCCACGGCGGCCCTCGTGCCCCTGCTCTCGGAGGGGATAGGCGACACCATCCGCGTCTCCCTCTCGGATTCGTGCGAGAAAGAGGTGCTCGTGGGTATGGAGATCGCCCGGGCGAGCGGTCGCAGGAATACGGGCGTGAATCTCATCTCTTGTCCTCGATGCAGCAGGTACAGCTTCGACGTGATGGGATTCATCGACCGCGTGTATCCCTACCTGCTCTCGATAGAGCGTCCGCTCACGGTCGCGGTGATGGGGTGCGTGGTGAATGGACCCGGCGAAGCGCGGCATGCCGATCTGGCCATCACCGGAACCGGTCGAGGTATTTTCCTCTATAGAAAGGGAGAGAAGATTCGAGAGGTTACTCCCGATGAGGCTGTCGATGCGTTTCTCGAAGAAATTCAGCATCTCCTTTAG